A region of the Aphelocoma coerulescens isolate FSJ_1873_10779 chromosome 7, UR_Acoe_1.0, whole genome shotgun sequence genome:
GGGGTGCCCTCACTAGCTAGTTCTGAATGGAGattttgaggagaaaaaaagaaaaacaaagaataaaTGAAGAGCTAATTTGGCAATTCAAGGCAAGGGAAAGTAACAAAGAATCCTATTTGCTTACAAGgtggctggagagggacttttcacaagggctTGTAGTGACTGGACAAGAAgaatggccttaagctgaaggagagcagggttaggtgggataGTGGGAAGAAATTcacccctgtgagggtgggcaggccctggcacagggtgcccagagaagctgtggtcgcccctggatccctggaagcgtccaaggccaggttggagccacctgggatagtggaaagtgtccctgcccatggcaaggggtggaacaagatgggctttaaggacccttccaacccaaaccattcagtgatTCTACAATTCAACTTCTTCATTTAGTTCCCAGAATTTTCCAAAAACAAAAGCTGTCCATATCTCTGCTCGTGAAACTTTGCTCCCTCAAGCACAACACCCACTGTAGAGCTGTGTTCTGAGTGCAGACACACAAGTTCAAGAGTCAGTTCACGGATAAAGCGGACACTGGCACGATTTGGAAACAGCCAGCAGGAATTTCCAGGTTAGGTCAGCATTGAATAACACCCTAAAAACCAAGAAAGAGCTCAGCAAGGGAGCACAGATCTCTAGCAGACCAAATGTCCTTGGGCTGCGCTGTGAGGACACgctcagctgagagctgggTTTGGTGACAGAGCCAGAGCCACAGGGATCTGTGTGTGTCCAAGAAGTGTCAATCACTGTTCTCCAGGCACACCCTCAGCGAAGGAAGTGTTGGAGCTGATGGATGTGCCAGACTGCCACAGAGAGTCACACTCTCCCAGGCAAGGTCAGAGCCCTCAGGTGGATTTCAAACTGAAGCCACTTTCCTGATCCAGACCTCCAGCTACAACAggagcacacacagacacctgaCTTCTCTTTAAAAGAGGATAAGCAGAATTTTCCCTCCTCCAGGCAGCAAAAATCAGCTTTGCCCTTCCTTACCTCCTCGCTGCTCATCGATTCAGAGCTGAATGTGCTGTGATGGCACCGCACGGTGATGCTGGAAATCAGCTCCCCGGAGACTTCCACAACACTCCTGCAGGAAGCAGTGGGCTGCAACAGAACAAAATAGAGCCAATCTCACAGAGCAAACACCCAATACAAACCCTCTTGTGGGCGTTTCATTGGGGCTGAGAACCTGCAGaaggatttaaaaaacaaattccGAGGGAAAGAAACCCAAGGAAGATTATACACGACTACACACAGGCTCTTGCTCCACAACTCCGTGTTTGTTGTACAAACCTCTGAGCCTGCTCGAAGTAGGAGCAAACCTCTACATCCTTTTCACAGCTCTGGCATCACCAAGCACAAAGAGAAGGACTGTGCAGGGCTATGCCAATGGCAGCTCCATGTCTGGAAGTTTAAACTACCCTTAAAGATGTTGTCTCTGCAATTTGAcaaaaaactgcagcaaaaccTGCACTCAGGTTTGAAAAACACATCCTCCCACTACCCTATTGCCCAGAGAAGAAGAGAGGGATGGTGTCAGTTTAGGATACAAAGGATAACACCAACatttgtgtttttaaagaaaaatagcaaAGCAATAACCAACAATTCTGTGTGGTGCCATCTACACACACACGTGAGCTGctcagctccagagcagagatgtCATTTGGCCCAAGTAACTCCGCACAGAGAAGTCCAGACTCAAAGACAATGTGTTTCCACCAAAGCTGGTGATTTAAGACTCAGAGCAGGGCAAGAGCTGTATCAAGAGCCTTTTTATTTCAGGCTGGGAgttaaaaatctgaaagagatcAGCACTGTCAGCACAGAGGGGGGGGTCTGCACTACACAGGAAGATAATGCTTCATATGGCACCCAGATAGGCAAAAGCAAGAGAAACATCAGCTCTTCTACCCTCTTATCCTACAGAACAAGCCACTCCTTCTAGGATTTGGCCCCAAAAGCACATGTGCCTTCACTACACACTGCTCCAAGACACAAATCCTCTTTCCAGCTCCCGGCCCTCCCCGCTGACCAGGCAGAAGAGTTTCCCACCACTGACCCTTCCCACCTAACACCCCCTCCATGCTGCAGGTTGCTCCAGaaagccagccagccagccattCCTCATTTTTCAGCACCAGCAGCATTCCAACCCATCCTGAGAAGATCCTGCATGGGCAGGGAgggttcccattcccaccaggGGCACCTACCACGAAAGGCCCAGTTTTGAAGTCACAGGTGAAGGGGTCTCTCCCCGAAGCTTTGGTGCAGACGGTCTCACGGATGCTGAACTGCAGATCTAACCTGTAGGCATCGCTGTCCCACATGTCCACCTGGTGAAAGGAGGGTCAACACAACACATCATCAGTCCTTGTCACTCTTCTGTTGCCCTCACTCCCTGGCAATCTCGCTCCTTTGTCAGGCAGAAGATGGCACAAGGGCATTAGGGGTCAGTGCCCAGTTTAGAGCAGACTGATGTGTGTGAGAAAAGCTGCCTCGATGGGCTTTGCCCCAAGTTTAGAcagttttgttgctttttgaTTATTATTCTCTCTTTCTCGTAGTCTAGTCAATGCTTTAGCTCGAGATGGGAGActcaagaaagaagaaaaaaaaacaatgcccccaaaaaaccccaacaagcaACAAATTCCCActactttcaaatattttgggggttttaatcCAAACTATATAAATCCATACATCATCTTGACATTCATCCTTGCAGAAGACTTGATACAGGCCACCTATAGAAACAGAAAGGTTCTGAGGGTGTTCAGGAGCACGGGCATGATAATTTTGGATTAAGAAGCTTTAACTCCTTAGCAGCACAAATTAAAACAGATAGGGGTTTGCTTGCACTTAGACTCTAGCAGATCTAAACCAGAATTGGTGCGTAGAGACAGATGACATAAATAAAGATCAGAGAAAAATCCTTAATTGTGGGAGCATTTAATCAGCAAAGAGCATCAGATGAACCATGTTGCTCAATGCCCAAAGCAAAGCAGTTAGCTGGAGGTATTCAAAAACATCACTTTTGAAAGAAATCCTGCGAGACAACCCTCAAGGACTTCTGCTCTAGGCTTGAAAAATCTGAATTCCTAAAGTATTTTAATTAGAAACTTACATACAAAAGATATTTAGGTTCCTAAAGCCACAACTTCAGACGATGGCTCAAACCCACCCTCTTCCAAGCAGCATCAGCAAACTCCAACTACATCTGGGTTCCCAGGACTGGGTGGAAAAGAGTTTTCCATCCTAGCAAAGCACATTTCAGGTAAAGGATCTCCCTTCTCTGTGCACTTACTCCCATGACTCTGCTCCTGACAACACTGTACAGGTTTCTGCTCCACGACTGGGAATTGATCCGTGCAATGGAAGCATTGAGAGCCTCTTCTGTGACTGGGAGTTCATAGTCATACGCTGGAAACCCTGAGAGGGAGGCACAGTTCCATCACAAGTTCATCATAGGCTCGTACTtttcacccccaaaaccaccctaaGAAGGGGGACGTGGCTCCAACTCACCTGAACAGGAGAAAATGCTCAGTGTGAGGACAAAAATTAAGATCTTCATAGCGTGTCTTTCAAAATCCTCCAgtcttttccctttccaagcAAGGATTCCCAGAGCATATCCCTCTGTCTTTATATAAATGCAGCCTTGATCCTACACCTGACCTCCCCACGTCCAAGCCCTGCTCCAAACATTGCACTTTAAACAGAATTGATCCCAGGGTAAATATTTGTTGTCTGCTTTTCTCCATCTAGCAGTAGCTCTCTGATAAGCAATGGGCTGCAGTGCCTTTTTCCCAGGACTGAATTCCCCACTGGAGAGTTCAGGGAGCACTGGATTCCTGGTATCTCCATAGCCAAAGGCAGAATCTAGTTATTTTGCTCACTTTTAGCCACTTATTTTCCATGGGGTGAGTCAACTCTTCCCTTAGCACTGGACCCAGGACCTTCACATCTTGGCAGCAACTGGAAGCACTTACAAGCTGGCATTCCCTGAGGATTCCCCAGCACCAGAGGGGAATTCACCCATGTGGAACTGCCACCGTTACCCTGCAGACCAAAGCACCCATGAGGAGCCTCCTAGACTTGAGACACATGGCAGATCACCAGGACTCCCAGTTTCAGCCCAAAagttaatgggatttttggaaAACGATGTTGGAAACTGCTGCCTTCAAG
Encoded here:
- the SPP2 gene encoding secreted phosphoprotein 24; this translates as MKILIFVLTLSIFSCSGFPAYDYELPVTEEALNASIARINSQSWSRNLYSVVRSRVMGVDMWDSDAYRLDLQFSIRETVCTKASGRDPFTCDFKTGPFVPTASCRSVVEVSGELISSITVRCHHSTFSSESMSSEEMIHVRITSPNRRGGARRVDDAFAPEALPSRGRGSSPGDWNKPSYLGTDKME